The Tamandua tetradactyla isolate mTamTet1 chromosome 23, mTamTet1.pri, whole genome shotgun sequence genome includes a window with the following:
- the SRRM2 gene encoding serine/arginine repetitive matrix protein 2 isoform X1: MYNGIGLPTPRGSGTNGYVQRNLSLVRGRRGERPDYKGEEELRRLEAALVKRPNPDILDHERKRRVELRCLELEEMMEEQGYEEQQIQEKVATFRLMLLEKDVNPGGKEDTPGQRPAVTETHQLAELNEKKNERLRAAFGISDSYVDGSSFDPQRRAREAKQPAPEPPKPYSLVRESSSSRSPTPKQKKKKKKKDRGRRSESSSPRRERKKSSKKKKHRSESESKKRKHRSPTPKSKRKSKDKKRKRSRSTTPAPKSRRAHRSTSADSASSSDTSRSRSRSAAAKTRTTALTGRSPSPPSGRRGEGDAPSRESGTTNTGRPSSPESSIRQPGSPCEDKDKDRTEKSAARPSPSPERSSTGPELPAPTPLLAEQRGGSPQPLATTPLSQEPVNPPSEASPTRGRSPPKSPEKPPQSSSSESCPPSPQPTKISRHASSSPESPKPAPAPGSRREISSSPTSKSRSHGRAKRDKSQSHTPSRRMGRSRSPVTTKRGRSRSRTPTKRGHSRSRSPQWRRSRSAQRWGRSRSPQRRGRSRSPQRPGWSRSRNTQRRGRSRSARRGRSHSRSPVTRGRSRSRTPARRGRSRSRTPARRRSRSRTPARRRSRSRTPARRGRSRSRTPARRRSRTRSPVRRRSRSRSPARRSGRSRSRTPARRGRSRSRTPARRSGRSRSRTPARRGRSRSRTPARRGRSRSRTPARRGRSRSRSLVRRGRSHSRTPQRRGRSGSSSERKNKSRTSQRRSRSNSSPEVKKSHVSSRRSRSLSSPRSKAKSRLSLRRSLSGSSPGPKQKSLSPPRRSRSGSSQPKAKSRTPTRLSCLDSPPPKQKSKTPSRQSPSSLSPRPKVKPGTPPRQGSMTTSQVNEQPVTPQRRSQSGSSPSPIVKSTPPRPSPSGSSPEPEVKSSTPPRRSRSGSSSPQPKVKTVTSPRRSRSGSSSPSPSRVTCRSSPRQSGLESPHSKVESRLLPRYSRSRSSSPDTKVKPGTPLRQSHSGSTSPCPKVKPQTQPGQSLSESKSPCSQEKSKDLPVQNCSESTLCPGVKSSTPPEESYLGSSLQQKGQSHISSDQRSDASSPEMRQSCSESPSLQNRSQTPPKGSQSRSSSPITDLAPRQNRSEPSASPRLIAGLSPEQSRCHSSSSPYPEMDSHSLRQSVLESSPGLKEKMSLTSREDVPASSPIPRGKFSPPGQDSPPVFKAMLRAPSRERSGSGSSPDTKDQNSALAKSTQDEELMEVVEKSEQPSSQVLPCLSPELKEMAGRNLVSTPELEERSAVPVTLDQKHSQAFLEAEIPPGVSAWSGPCLSPEHKELSNSPPRENSFGSPLEFRNSGPVTEVTTGFSPEVKDELNGPFLNQLEADTTLDVKEQSRSSRRSSSELSPDAVEKAGMSSNQSISSPVLDAVPRTPSRERSSSASSPELKDGLPRTPSRRSRSESSPGLRDGSRTPSRHSLCGSSPGVKDIPRTPSRGRSECDSSPEPKALPQTPRPRSRSLSSPELNKCLSPQRERSGSESSVEQKTVARTPLGQRSRSGSFQELDGKPSASPQERSETDSSPDSKVKIRTPLRQRSCSGSSPEVDSKSRPSPRRSRSGSSPEVKDKPRVAPRTESGSDSSPEPKAPAPRVLPRRSRSGSSSKGRGPSPEGSSSSESSPEHPPKSRAARRSSRSSPEPKTRTPPRRRSSRSSPELTRKARPSRRSRSASSSPETRSRTPPRRRRSPSVSSPEPAGKSRSSRRRRSVSSPRTKTTSRRGRSPSPKPRGIQRSRSRSRREKTRTTRRRDRSGSSQSTSRRRQRSRSRSRVTRRRRGGSGYHSRSPVRQESSRTSSRRRRGRSRTPPASRKRSRSRTSPAPWKRSRSRASPATHRRSRSRTPLVSRRRSRSRTSPVSRRRSRSRTSMTRRRSRSRASPVSRRRSRSRTPPVTRRRSRSRTPATRRRSRSRTPPVTRRRSRSRTPPVTRRRSRSRTSPVTRRRSRSRTSPVTRRRSRSRTSPITRRRSRSRTSPVTRRRSRSRTSPAIRRRSRSRTPLLPRKRSRSRSPLVIRRRSRSRTPRATRSKRSLTRSPPAIRRRSASGSSSDRSRSATPPATRNHSGSRTPPMALSSSRMSCFSRPSMSPTPLDRCRSPGMLEPLGSSRTPMSVLQQASGSMMDGPRIPDHPRTSSVPENHAQSRIALALTAISLGTARPPPSMSAAGLAARMSQVPAPVPLMSLRTAPAASLASRIPAASAAAMNLASARTPAIPTAVNLADSRTPAAAAAAMNLASPRTAVAPTAVNLADPRTSTAPAVNLAGARTPAALAAMSLTGSGTPPAAANYPSSSRTPQAPAPANLVGPRSTHAAAPVNIASSRTPPALAAASLTSARMAPALSGANLTSPRVPLSAYERVSGRTSPPLLDRARSRTPPSAPSQSRMASERAHSPASRMIQASSQSVHPPAQDRSRSPVPPSFSDQSRSLPAQASSVAGSQSLSSGTVAKTTSSGDHSGMLSGPAPGVFHSEDGDPPVSTGAQQPPALSKERRSSSSSSSSSSSSSSSSSSSSSSSSSGSSSSDSEGSSLPTQPEVALKRVPSPAPAPKEAVREGRPLEPTPAKRKRRSSSSSSSSSSSSSSSSSSSSSSSSSSSSSSSSSSSSSSSSSSPSPAKPGPQALPIPASPKKPPPGERSLLPVSLLPRHSLPHVARGIFLNAHLATSLHSTNPSGTPCGLQDKAPPLREWRVRLFTNWPCLPLCSPLLPAPTHALCSSHTQRLAV; the protein is encoded by the exons ATGTACAACGGGATCGGGCTGCCGACGCCCCGGGGCAGCGGCACCAACGGCTACGTCCAGCGCAACCTGTCCCTGGTGCGGGGCCGCCGGGGTGAGCGGCCTGACTACAAGGGAGAGGAGGAACTGCGGCGCCTGGAGGCTGCCCTGGTGAAGCGGCCTAATCCTGACATCCTGGACCACGAGCGCAAGCGGCGCGTGGAGCTGCGATGCCTCGAGCTGGAGGAGATGATGGAAGAGCAGGG GTACGAGGAACAGCAAATTCAGGAAAAAGTGGCGACCTTTCGGCTCATGTTGCTGGAGAAGGATGTGAACCCTGGGGGCAAGGAGGATACCCCAGGGCAGAGGCCAGC AGTGACTGAGACTCATCAGTTGGCAGAGttgaatgaaaagaagaatgagcgACTCCGTGCTGCCTTTGGCATCAGTGACTCCTATGTGGATGGTAGCTCTTTTGATCCTCAGCGCCGTGCTCGAGAGGCTAAACAACCAGCTCCTGAGCCTCCCAAACCATACAG TCTAGTCCGGGAGTCCAGCAGTTCTCGCTCACCAACCCCGaagcaaaagaagaagaaaaagaagaaagatagagGGCG CAGGTCAGAGAGTAGCTCTCCTCGACGGGAGAGGAAGAAGAGCTCAAAGAAGAAGAAGCATAG GTCAGAATCTGAGTCCAAGAAACGGAAGCATAG GTCTCCCACTCCTAAGAGCAAACGTAAATCTAAGGACAAGAAGAGGAAGCG GTCTCGAAGTACAACACCAGCCCCCAAGAGCCGCCGAGCCCACCGTTCAActtctgctgattctgcttcCTCCTCTGATACTTCCCGTAGTCG ATCACGAAGTGCTGCAGCTAAAACTCGAACAACTGCCTTGACTGGGCGAAGTCCTTCCCCTCCTTCAGGACGTCGAGGGGAAGGAGATGCCCCTTCCAGGGAATCAGGTACTACCAACACAGGACGGCCTAGCAGCCCAGAATCCTCTATAAGGCAGCCTGGCAGCCCTTGTGAAGACAAAGACAAGGACAGGACAGAG AAATCTGCAGCTCGGCCTAGTCCCTCCCCGGAGAGGAGCAGCACAGGCCCAGAACTACCTGCTCCCACTCCGCTCCTTGCTGAGCAACGTGGCGGCTCCCCACAACCCCTGGCAACAACCCCCTTAAGTCAGGAGCCAGTGAACCCCCCATCTGAGGCCTCCCCAACCCGAGGCCGTTCACCACCTAAGTCTCCTGAGAAACCGCCCCAGTCGTCTTCCTCAGAGAGCTGTCCGCCATCCCCTCAGCCTACCAAAATTTCTCGCCATGCCAGCTCTTCCCCTGAAAGTCCTAAACCTGCACCAGCTCCTGGGTCCCGCCGAGAGATTTCTTCTTCTCCTACATCCAAGAGTCGGTCTCATGGCCGAGCAAAGCGAGATAAATCACAGTCTCATACTCCTTCCCGTAGGATGGGGAGGTCCCGTAGTCCTGTTACCACTAAGAGAGGGCGATCCCGGTCTCGGACCCCTACCAAGAGAGGTCATTCTCGGTCTCGGTCCCCTCAGTGGCGTAGGTCTCGGTCTGCACAGAGGTGGGGACGATCTAGAAGCCCTCAGCGACGTGGCCGCTCTAGATCCCCTCAGCGACCAGGCTGGTCCAGAAGCAGAAATACCCAGAGAAGAGGCAGGTCTAGGTCAGCACGGCGAGGCAGGTCACATTCTAGATCCCCTGTCACTAGGGGCCGATCGCGTTCTAGAACACCAGCCCGGAGGGGTAGGTCCCgctccagaacaccagctagACGGAGATCTCGCTCCAGAACACCCGCCAGACGGAGGTCCCGTTCTAGGACACCAGCCCGGAGGGGCAGGTCTCGTTCTAGAACACCTGCTAGACGTAGGTCTAGAACCCGATCTCCAGTACGACGGAGGTCTCGTAGTAGATCACCAGCTAGGAGAAGTGGCAGGTCACGCTCTAGAACTCCAGCAAGACGTGGCAGGTCACGATCTAGAACCCCAGCTAGACGCAGTGGCAGATCACGTTCCAGGACACCAGCCAGAAGGGGGAGATCTCGGTCTAGGACACcagccaggagaggaaggtctcGGTCTAGGACACCAGCCAGGAGAGGGAGATCCCGTAGTAGAAGTTTGGTTAGACGAGGTAGATCTCACTCTAGAACACCACAAAGAAGAGGCAGGTCTGGTTCATCATCAGAGCGAAAGAACAAATCCAGAACGTCTCAGCGAAGGAGCAGGTCCAACTCAAGCCCAGAAGTGAAAAAATCACACGTTTCTTCAAGGCGTAGCAGGTCTCTTTCTTCACCAAGATCCAAAGCAAAGTCTCGCTTGTCATTGAGGCGAAGCCTATCAGGCTCCTCCCCAGGCCCTAAACAGAAGTCTCTGTCACCACCCAGACGCAGTCGCTCTGGATCATCTCAACCTAAAGCCAAATCCAGAACACCAACAAGACTAAGTTGCTTGGATTCTCCACCTCCTAAGCAGAAATCTAAAACACCATCAAGGCAAAGTCCTTCCAGTTTATCTCCTCGCCCTAAAGTGAAACCTGGAACACCACCAAGGCAGGGGTCCATGACAACTTCCCAGGTAAATGAACAACCTGTGACACCACAGAGACGGAGCCAATCTGGGTCATCTCCCAGTCCCATTGTGAAATCGACACCACCAAGGCCTAGCCCTTCTGGATCATCACCTGAGCCTGAGGTGAAATCTAGTACACCCCCAAGACGTAGCCGATCTGGGTCGTCTTCACCCCAACCCAAAGTGAAGACGGTCACTTCACCTAGACGAAGCCGTTCTGGCTCATCCTCTCCAAGTCCTAGTAGGGTGACTTGTAGATCATCTCCAAGACAAAGTGGATTGGAGTCTCCCCACTCCAAAGTAGAATCTAGATTGTTGCCAAGATACAGCCGTTCTAGGTCCTCCTCGCCAGATACCAAAGTGAAACCTGGAACACCACTTAGACAAAGTCACTCAGGGTCTACTTCACCATGTCCCAAAGTAAAGCCCCAAACTCAACCAGGGCAAAGTCTTTCTGAGTCAAAGTCACCATGTTCTCAAGAGAAGTCTAAAGACTTGCCAGTGCAGAATTGCTCTGAATCCACTCTGTGTCCAGGGGTGAAATCCAGTACACCACCAGAAGAGAGCTACTTAGGCTCATCTTTGCAACAAAAAGGACAATCTCATATTTCATCAGACCAGAGGTCTGATGCTTCAAGTCCGGAAATGAGACAGAGTTGTTCTGAATCACCATCTCTGCAAAACAGATCTCAGACACCTCCTAAGGGTAGCCAGTCCAGGTCCTCATCTCCAATCACTGATTTGGCACCCAGACAAAATAGAAGCGAACCATCCGCAAGTCCTAGGCTGATAGCGGGTCTGTCTCCTGAGCAGAGTAGGTGTCACTCCAGCTCCTCCCCATATCCTGAAATGGACTCTCATTCTCTTCGGCAAAGTGTGTTGGAGTCATCTccaggattaaaagagaaaatgagcttAACCTCTCGGGAGGATGTTCCTGCATCATCTCCCATACCAAGAGGCAAATTTAGTCCTCCAGGGCAGGATAGTCCTCCAGTATTTAAAGCCATGCTTAGAGCCCCATCAAGGGAAAGAAGTGGCTCTGGATCCTCTCCAGATACGAAAGATCAGAATAGTGCATTAGCTAAGTCAACCCAAGATGAAGAATTGATGGAGGTGGTAGAGAAATCTGAGCAACCTTCAAGCCAGGTTCTACCCTGTTTATCTCCAGAACTTAAAGAAATGGCTGGAAGGAACTTGGTATCAACTCCCGAATTAGAAGAAAGGTCTGCTGTGCCTGTAACTCTCGACCAAAAGCATTCACAGGCGTTTTTGGAGGCAGAAATACCTCCAGGGGTCTCAGCTTGGAGTGGGCCATGTTTATCTCCAGAACATAAAGAACTGTCTAACTCCCCTCCCAGAGAGAATAGCTTTGGATCACCTTTAGAATTTAGAAACTCAGGACCTGTTACAGAAGTGACTACTGGGTTTTCTCCGGAGGTTAAAGATGAATTGAATGGGCCTTTTCTTAATCAGCTGGAGGCAGACACAACCCTAGATGTAAAAGAGCAATCAAGATCCTCCAGACGAAGCAGTTCTGAGTTATCCCCAGATGCAGTGGAAAAGGCAGGAATGTCGTCAAATCAGAGCATCTCTTCGCCTGTTCTTGATGCTGTACCAAGAACACCTTCGAGGGAAAGAAGTAGTTCTGCATCTTCTCCTGAACTGAAAGATGGTTTACCCAGAACCCCATCAAGGAGAAGCAGGTCTGAGTCTTCTCCAGGCCTTAGAGATGGGTCTAGGACTCCCTCAAGGCACAGCCTGTGTGGGTCCTCTCCTGGAGTGAAAGATATACCCAGAACCCCATCCAGGGGAAGAAGTGAATGTGATTCTTCTCCAGAACCAAAAGCTTTGCCTCAGACTCCTAGGCCAAGGAGCCGTTCTCTGTCATCTCCAGAGCTCAACAAGTGTCTTAGCCCCCAGAGAGAAAGAAGCGGGTCAGAATCATCAGTTGAACAAAAGACAGTGGCTAGGACTCCCCTTGGACAGAGAAGTCGTTCTGGGTCATTTCAAGAACTTGATGGGAAACCCAGTGCATCCCCTCAGGAAAGAAGTGAAACAGACTCTTCTCCAGATTCTAAAGTCAAGATACGAACCCCACTTCGGCAGAGGAGTTGCTCTGGATCATCTCCAGAGGTTGACAGCAAATCTCGGCCTTCCCCTCGACGCAGTCGGTCTGGCTCATCCCCTGAAGTTAAAGATAAGCCAAGAGTGGCACCCAGAACAGAGAGTGGTTCTGATTCTTCACCTGAGCCCAAAGCTCCTGCTCCTCGCGTTCTTCCTAGAAGAAGCAGATCAGGTTCTTCAAGCAAAGGGAGAGGCCCTTCCCCTGAAGGAAGCAGCAGTTCTGAGTCCTCTCCAGAACACCCACCCAAATCCAGAGCTGCACGAAGAAGCTCCAGGTCATCACCAGAACCCAAGACTCGCACTCCACCTCGCCGTCGCAGCTCTCGATCATCTCCTGAGCTGACTAGGAAGGCCAGACCTTCCCGCAGAAGCCGCTCTGCTTCCTCCTCACCAGAGACCCGCTCTAGAACTCCCCCCAGACGCCGAAGAAGTCCCTCAGTGTCTTCTCCAGAGCCAGCAGGAAAGTCGAGATCCTCACGCCGCCGGCGTTCAGTTTCATCTCCACGGACCAAGACAACTTCAAGGAGAGGCCGTTCTCCTTCACCAAAGCCTCGTGGAATCCAGAGGTCCCGTTCCCGCTCAAGGAGGGAGAAAACCAGAACAACTCGACGTCGAGACCGATCTGGATCGTCTCAGTCAACCTCTCGGAGGAGACAGCGCAGCCGATCGAGGTCTCGGGTTACTCGTCGACGAAGAGGAGGTTCTGGGTACCACTCAAGATCACCTGTCCGGCAGGAAAGTTCCCGAACATCCTCTAGACGTCGCAGAGGCCGCTCTCGAACACCGCCAGCCAGCCGGAAACGTTCCCGTTCCCGTACATCTCCTGCGCCATGGAAACGCTCCAGATCTCGAGCATCTCCGGCCACTCACCGACGATccaggtccagaacacctctggtTAGCCGACGTAGGTCCAGGTCTCGAACTTCACCAGTCAGCCGTAGGCGGTCAAGGTCCAGGACATCGATGACTCGACGACGCTCACGATCTCGGGCATCCCCAGTGAGTCGAAGGCGATCCAGGTCCAGAACGCCACCTGTGACCCGCCGTCGTTCAAGGTCCAGGACGCCAGCAACGCGCCGGCGCTCCCGTTCTAGAACCCCACCAGTGACCCGTAGGAGGTCCAGGTCCAGGACTCCGCCAGTGACCAGGCGGCGATCTCGAAGCAGAACCTCACCTGTTACACGCAGAAGATCAAGATCCAGAACGTCCCCAGTTACCCGGAGACGGTCTCGCTCTCGCACATCTCCAATAACTCGAAGGAGGTCCCGTTCTCGAACCTCTCCAGTGACACGCCGCAGATCAAGGTCTCGAACGTCTCCAGCAATTCGCCGCCGTTCTAGGTCCCGGACACCGTTATTGCCACGCAAACGTTCTCGAAGTCGTTCGCCACTTGTTATCCGCCGCCGTTCTAGGTCCCGTACTCCACGGGCAACTCGGAGCAAGCGGTCCTTAACAAGGTCGCCTCCAGCTATCCGGAGGCGTTCTGCATCTGGAAGTAGCTCTGATCGTTCACGTTCTGCTACTCCTCCAGCAACGAGAAACCATTCTGGTTCTCGGACACCTCCGATGGCACTCAGTAGCTCTAGAATGAGCTGCTTCAGTCGTCCTAGCATGTCGCCAACTCCTCTCGATCGCTGTAGATCACCTGGAATGCTCGAACCCCTTGGCAGCTCTAGAACGCCAATGTCTGTCCTGCAGCAAGCTAGTGGCTCCATGATGGATGGTCCCCGTATTCCTGATCACCCAAGAACATCATCTGTACCAGAAAACCATGCTCAGTCTAGAATTGCACTTGCCCTGACAGCCATCAGTCTTGGCACTGCCCGGCCACCTCCGTCCATGTCTGCTGCTGGCCTGGCTGCAAGGATGTCCCAGGTTCCAGCTCCGGTGCCTCTCATGAGTCTCAGAACAGCTCCAGCTGCCAGCCTTGCCAGCAGAATTCCTGCAGCTTCTGCAGCAGCCATGAACCTGGCCAGTGCCAGGACACCTGCCATCCCCACAGCAGTGAACCTAGCAGACTCGCGAACCCCAGCCGCAGCTGCTGCAGCCATGAACTTGGCCAGCCCCAGAACAGCCGTGGCACCCACAGCTGTGAACCTAGCTGACCCTCGCACTTCCACAGCCCCTGCTGTGAATCTAGCAGGAGCCAGAACCCCTGCTGCTCTAGCAGCTATGAGTTTAACAGGCTCTGGCACGCCTCCGGCTGCTGCAAACTACCCCTCAAGCTCCAGAACACCCCAAGCTCCAGCACCTGCCAACCTGGTGGGTCCTAGGTCCACACATGCTGCAGCTCCTGTGAATATTGCCAGCTCAAGAACCCCTCCAGCCTTGGCCGCTGCAAGCCTCACCAGTGCTAGAATGGCTCCAGCATTGTCTGGTGCAAATCTCACCAGCCCCAGGGTGCCCCTCTCTGCCTATGAGCGTGTTAGCGGCAGAACCTCACCACCTCTTCTTGACCGAGCCAGGTCCAGAACCCCACCATCAGCCCCAAGCCAGTCCAGAATGGCCTCTGAGCGAGCTCACTCTCCTGCCTCTAGAATGATCCAGGCTTCCTCTCAGTCTGTTCATCCTCCAGCTCAGGATCGGTCTAGGTCTCCTGTGCCTCCTTCCTTTTCAGACCAATCCCGTTCTTTGCCTGCCCAGGCCTCCTCTGTAGCAGGATCTCAGTCCCTAAGCTCTGGGACAGTGGCCAAGACCACGTCCTCTGGTGATCACAGTGGCATGCtctctggccctgcccctggggtGTTCCATTCTGAGGATGGGGACCCACCTGTCTCTACTGGGGCCCAGCAACCACCTGCATTGTCCAAGGAGCGGCgtagttcctcctcctcctcctcgtcctCTAGCtcctcttcatcatcatcatcatcgtcgtcttcctcctcttcctctggcTCCAGTTCTAGCGATTCGGAGGGCTCTAGCCTTCCCACTCAACCTGAGGTGGCACTGAAGAG GGTCCCCAGCCCCGCCCCAGCCCCAAAGGAGGCTGTGCGAGAGGGCCGTCCCCTGGAGCCGACCCCAGCCAAACGGAAGAGGCGCTCTAGTAGTTCCAGTTCCAGctcctcctcttcatcttcaTCGTCGTcgtcctcttcctcttcctcctcctcttcttcttcctcctcctcctcctcttcgtcttcctcctcctcctcctcttcttccccctCCCCTGCTAAGCCTGGCCCTCAGGCCTTGCCCATACCTGCAAGCCCCAAGAAGCCACCCCCTGGCGAGAGGAG CCTCCTCCCTGTCTCCCTGCTTCCACGCCATTCTCTTCCACACGTAGCCAGAGGGATCTTTCTAAACGCACATCTGGCTACTTCCCTCCACTCCACAAATCCTTCCGGGACGCCCTGTGGCCTGCAGGATAAGGCCCCACCTCTGCGGGAATGGCGTGTGAGGCTCTTCACCAACTGGCCTTGCCTGCCCTTGTGTTCTCCTCTCCTGCCCGCCCCCACACACGCCCTGTGCTCCAGCCACACCCAACGCCTTGCAGTCTAA